The following are encoded in a window of Jeotgalibacillus aurantiacus genomic DNA:
- a CDS encoding threonine/serine exporter family protein: protein MEQYLEEQYDIMDVSLLAGKIMLESGAETYRVEDTMMRIAKNYGIKESHSYVTPTGIMFSIETEEPTKTKLIRISDRTTDLKKVMQVNSISRRIANGELDVQQAYRILKRIQVAEETYPLKIRIAAASISSGCFLMMFDGSWADFLPAMVIGGVGFASVVYFHDLILLKFFSEFMASLIIGLLAAISVLTGIGQELDKIIIGSVMPLVPGLLITNAVRDLIAGHFISGLSKGAEAFLTAFAIGSGIAVIVTFL from the coding sequence ATGGAACAATATTTGGAAGAACAATATGACATTATGGATGTGAGTCTGCTGGCCGGGAAAATTATGCTCGAAAGCGGAGCGGAGACGTACCGGGTTGAGGACACGATGATGAGGATTGCGAAAAATTACGGAATCAAGGAATCTCATAGCTATGTGACACCGACAGGCATTATGTTTTCCATTGAAACGGAAGAGCCGACGAAGACGAAGCTGATCAGAATCTCAGACAGAACGACTGATTTGAAAAAAGTCATGCAGGTTAACAGTATCTCAAGGAGAATTGCCAACGGGGAACTGGATGTTCAGCAGGCTTACCGGATTTTAAAACGGATTCAGGTAGCAGAGGAAACGTACCCATTGAAAATCCGTATTGCTGCGGCTTCGATTTCAAGTGGCTGTTTTTTAATGATGTTTGACGGCTCATGGGCAGATTTTCTTCCTGCCATGGTGATTGGAGGAGTCGGTTTTGCCAGTGTTGTCTATTTTCATGATTTAATTCTGCTTAAGTTTTTCTCTGAATTTATGGCTTCATTAATCATTGGTTTACTTGCTGCCATCAGTGTGTTGACGGGAATTGGACAGGAGCTGGATAAAATTATTATTGGCTCTGTTATGCCACTGGTGCCGGGATTGTTAATTACAAATGCGGTTCGTGATCTGATCGCCGGTCATTTTATATCGGGACTGTCAAAGGGAGCAGAGGCATTTTTAACGGCTTTTGCCATTGGCTCCGGAATCGCTGTGATCGTGACGTTCCTGTAA
- a CDS encoding bifunctional diguanylate cyclase/phosphodiesterase, whose product MGEYNLFLVTGSLLIAIFSSYAALLLVKKMIQENKRSRKGLWLTSGSLIFGAGIWCMHFVAMLAYHLIMPVSYHPGLLFLSIVFAAISSFTAFLLLNKKVITSRVIIFGSVFISISILSMHYIGMEAMRMQADIVYNLWIVALSALIAVVASYAALRIFIYFSFQKNSSAFIGPAISAVIMGIAISGMHYTGMASATFDHSAHHAVQDVTGLDQNTIGSIIAIAMLIILSFVFIVIFYDKKMALANQRLTMTDQLYRSIMDAANDAVITTDGNGAVLSWNKAAETIFGYGKSEMMDQPLSVILPGYELSSDNDKQTLVLKGKHKNNKTFPIELSFSSVKNESQLYYTGIIRNISERVKQQKKIEELVYKDPLTNLPNRRMLNEELGKMIHSASNTGQEVAAAFIDMDRFKQVNDVYGHQTGDLLLKAMADRMSHLLKYEDLIGRQSGDEFIILSPASSPFQISTKANAVLTAFKDPFLIGNTEIFMSPSIGISLYPQDGITADELIKHADMAMYKAKELGGAHFQFFTSEINDEISSKMKMESGLRKAIMNEELEVYYQPLVSIHDNQINGVEALIRWHSKELGTVSPADFIPLAEETNLILPIGEWVLRKACTQFTEWKKSNYMPGHLAVNISSIQFKQEDFPQLVRKVLEETGMPPHCLVLEVTETVIQDVEKSLPTLHSLKEMGIKLSLDDFGTGYSSLQYLKDFPLDIIKIDKSFVQSLLISPKNQAVVDMIINMAEQLEMEVIAEGVESEDQRKYLATRESIFYQGYLYSPPLTFEELTSQLVSQSVQRLAE is encoded by the coding sequence ATGGGAGAATACAATCTGTTTCTCGTTACAGGCTCATTGCTTATCGCGATCTTTTCCTCATATGCCGCCTTACTCCTTGTGAAAAAAATGATTCAGGAAAACAAAAGAAGTCGAAAAGGATTGTGGCTGACATCAGGAAGCCTCATTTTCGGGGCTGGCATCTGGTGTATGCACTTTGTGGCGATGCTTGCGTATCATTTGATTATGCCTGTCTCCTACCATCCGGGTCTTCTGTTCCTCAGTATTGTTTTTGCCGCTATTTCCAGCTTTACCGCTTTTCTACTGTTAAATAAGAAAGTCATCACGTCAAGAGTGATTATTTTTGGATCCGTCTTCATTTCCATCAGTATTTTATCTATGCATTACATAGGAATGGAAGCCATGAGAATGCAGGCTGATATTGTGTATAACCTGTGGATTGTTGCATTATCTGCTCTGATCGCGGTCGTTGCTTCCTATGCAGCACTGAGAATTTTCATCTATTTTTCGTTTCAGAAAAACAGCAGTGCCTTTATTGGTCCTGCTATCAGTGCGGTGATCATGGGAATCGCTATCTCAGGTATGCATTATACCGGAATGGCTTCAGCTACTTTTGATCACTCCGCTCATCACGCTGTCCAGGACGTGACCGGACTGGATCAAAATACGATTGGTTCTATTATTGCCATCGCCATGCTGATCATTTTATCTTTTGTTTTTATCGTCATTTTTTATGATAAAAAAATGGCGCTGGCAAACCAGAGGCTGACAATGACTGATCAGCTATACCGCTCAATTATGGATGCTGCCAATGATGCCGTCATCACCACTGATGGTAACGGAGCTGTACTTTCCTGGAATAAGGCTGCAGAAACGATTTTTGGATATGGAAAATCTGAGATGATGGATCAACCCTTATCCGTCATTTTGCCTGGTTACGAACTTTCATCGGACAACGACAAACAGACTCTTGTTCTTAAAGGAAAACATAAGAATAATAAGACTTTTCCCATTGAACTGTCGTTTTCATCTGTAAAAAATGAAAGTCAGCTTTACTACACAGGGATAATCAGAAACATTTCCGAGAGAGTCAAACAGCAAAAAAAGATTGAAGAGCTTGTCTATAAGGATCCACTGACGAACCTTCCTAATAGGCGCATGTTGAATGAAGAGCTCGGGAAGATGATCCACTCAGCAAGTAACACAGGTCAGGAAGTCGCCGCAGCATTTATCGATATGGACCGCTTTAAACAGGTGAATGACGTTTATGGACATCAGACCGGTGATCTGCTGCTGAAGGCTATGGCGGATCGCATGAGTCATTTACTTAAATATGAAGATCTGATTGGAAGACAAAGTGGAGATGAATTTATCATCCTCTCTCCTGCCAGTTCCCCTTTTCAGATCAGCACAAAGGCTAATGCCGTATTAACAGCTTTTAAAGATCCTTTTTTAATCGGAAATACAGAGATTTTTATGTCTCCCTCTATCGGGATCAGCCTTTATCCACAGGATGGGATCACTGCTGATGAGCTGATTAAGCATGCCGACATGGCTATGTACAAAGCAAAAGAGCTCGGTGGGGCACATTTTCAATTTTTCACCAGTGAAATTAATGACGAAATTTCAAGCAAAATGAAGATGGAGTCAGGATTAAGAAAAGCCATTATGAATGAAGAACTGGAGGTTTATTATCAGCCGCTTGTCTCTATTCATGATAATCAGATTAATGGAGTCGAAGCGCTCATCCGTTGGCACAGCAAAGAATTGGGTACAGTATCTCCCGCAGATTTTATTCCTTTAGCTGAAGAAACGAACTTGATTTTACCGATCGGCGAATGGGTCCTGCGAAAAGCCTGTACGCAATTTACTGAGTGGAAAAAATCAAATTACATGCCCGGTCATCTTGCTGTGAATATTTCGTCTATCCAGTTTAAGCAGGAGGATTTCCCACAGCTCGTACGCAAAGTCTTAGAAGAAACAGGTATGCCTCCCCACTGCCTTGTTCTTGAAGTGACAGAAACCGTTATTCAGGATGTGGAAAAGTCCCTTCCAACCTTACACAGCTTAAAGGAAATGGGCATTAAGCTTTCGCTTGATGATTTTGGGACAGGCTATTCATCCCTGCAATACTTAAAGGATTTCCCGCTGGATATTATTAAAATTGATAAATCATTTGTACAGTCCCTCTTAATCAGTCCTAAAAACCAGGCCGTTGTGGATATGATCATCAATATGGCGGAGCAGCTGGAAATGGAGGTCATTGCTGAGGGAGTGGAATCCGAGGACCAGAGAAAATATCTCGCCACGAGAGAATCTATTTTTTATCAGGGCTACCTGTATAGTCCTCCTTTAACATTTGAAGAACTGACTTCCCAGCTTGTCAGTCAGTCCGTTCAACGACTTGCTGAATAG
- a CDS encoding ABC transporter ATP-binding protein has translation MTQQKLLEVKGLKKHFDLGKNQLLKAVDGVSFDVYKGETLGLVGESGCGKSTTGRTVMGLYNRTDGEVHFDGQNVHQMNEKERFSFLRNMQMIFQDPYASLNPRSTVLEIIAEPMEVHGLYKNAKEMKEKVYQLLEDVGLNRDHANRYPHEFSGGQRQRIGIARALALDPDFIIADEPISALDVSVQAQVVNLLKSLQDEKGLTYLFIAHDLSMVKHISDRIGVMYLGHMVELTTSEKLYEDPQHPYTKALLSAIPIPDPDIEENRERILLKGELPSPIDPPSGCVFRTRCPLADERCAAEKPEWREVKTGHFAACHYA, from the coding sequence ATGACACAGCAGAAGCTGCTCGAGGTGAAGGGCTTAAAAAAACACTTTGATTTAGGGAAAAACCAGCTGTTAAAAGCAGTGGATGGCGTCAGCTTTGACGTATATAAAGGTGAGACGCTCGGGCTTGTTGGAGAGTCAGGATGCGGGAAATCCACGACAGGCAGAACGGTCATGGGTCTATACAACCGGACAGATGGGGAAGTTCACTTTGACGGACAGAACGTCCATCAAATGAATGAAAAAGAGCGTTTTTCTTTTTTGCGGAATATGCAGATGATTTTTCAGGATCCGTATGCATCACTGAATCCCAGGTCCACGGTTCTTGAAATTATTGCGGAACCGATGGAAGTGCATGGTCTTTACAAAAATGCTAAAGAAATGAAGGAAAAGGTTTATCAGCTTCTGGAGGATGTTGGTCTGAACCGCGATCACGCCAACCGTTATCCCCATGAATTCTCAGGTGGTCAGCGTCAGCGTATTGGTATTGCACGTGCTCTTGCACTCGATCCGGATTTCATTATCGCAGACGAACCTATTTCAGCACTGGACGTATCGGTGCAGGCACAGGTCGTCAATCTGCTCAAGTCTCTTCAGGACGAAAAGGGACTTACCTATTTGTTTATTGCGCATGATCTATCCATGGTCAAGCACATTTCAGACCGGATCGGGGTCATGTATCTTGGTCACATGGTAGAGCTCACAACGAGTGAAAAGCTGTACGAGGATCCGCAGCATCCTTACACAAAGGCGCTGCTGTCAGCCATTCCGATTCCTGACCCGGATATCGAGGAAAACAGAGAACGAATTCTACTTAAAGGAGAATTGCCAAGTCCTATTGATCCGCCAAGCGGGTGTGTGTTCAGAACCCGCTGTCCGCTTGCCGATGAGCGCTGTGCAGCAGAGAAACCGGAGTGGCGGGAAGTCAAAACAGGTCACTTCGCCGCCTGTCACTACGCCTGA
- a CDS encoding PstS family phosphate ABC transporter substrate-binding protein: protein MIWKTFVSIILAMGLLFFTVFLSFTVYFNFGSPGVTFVWIASFVFYVILVMGIFEKLKGKTFRITLSAFVGLCIIVLISRYGYDLYIERITNSAEVDLTEYEPFGSGTKAVSLEQDASLQLSGDLPELDGATALYPVYSAFAQAVYPEGHYPHVNNSDGIVLSTKTDSAYTRLIKEETDIIFVAGPSERQIIAAEEAGHTFEMTPIGREAFVFFVNAKNPVDSLTMEQVQKIYSGEITNWSEVGGENEDIQAFQRPDDSGSQTALENLMGDIPLMEAPAKEIVSGMGGIIRETSDYRNHGNAIGYSFRFFSTEMHRDGDIKLLAIDGVPPSEESIRDGSYPIASEFYAITVGDRTENETKLIDWIVSEEGQWIVEETGYVGVKE, encoded by the coding sequence ATGATCTGGAAGACGTTTGTATCAATTATTTTAGCCATGGGCCTGCTGTTTTTCACCGTATTTTTGAGTTTTACTGTTTATTTTAATTTTGGTTCCCCTGGCGTTACATTCGTATGGATTGCCTCTTTCGTGTTTTATGTCATTTTAGTGATGGGGATATTCGAAAAGCTTAAAGGGAAGACATTCAGAATCACATTGAGCGCTTTTGTGGGTTTGTGCATAATTGTGTTAATAAGTCGTTACGGCTATGACCTTTATATTGAACGGATTACGAATTCAGCTGAGGTAGACTTGACCGAATATGAACCTTTCGGATCAGGAACAAAAGCTGTCTCATTAGAGCAGGATGCCTCACTTCAGCTCTCTGGCGATCTCCCGGAGCTGGATGGAGCCACTGCACTATATCCTGTGTATTCCGCTTTTGCCCAGGCAGTTTATCCTGAAGGACATTATCCACATGTGAATAACAGTGATGGCATTGTCTTATCCACAAAAACAGACAGTGCTTATACACGTCTAATTAAAGAAGAAACGGATATTATTTTCGTTGCCGGACCGTCTGAGCGCCAGATTATAGCAGCTGAAGAGGCAGGACATACTTTTGAAATGACGCCAATTGGCCGTGAAGCATTTGTCTTTTTCGTCAATGCCAAAAATCCGGTTGACTCTCTAACGATGGAACAGGTACAGAAGATCTACTCCGGGGAAATAACAAACTGGAGTGAAGTTGGTGGGGAAAATGAAGACATTCAGGCGTTTCAGCGTCCTGATGATAGTGGAAGTCAGACAGCACTTGAAAACCTGATGGGGGATATTCCTTTAATGGAAGCCCCTGCTAAAGAAATTGTTTCCGGTATGGGCGGGATCATTCGTGAAACCTCTGATTATCGCAACCATGGAAATGCCATTGGTTATTCATTCCGCTTCTTCTCTACAGAAATGCATCGTGATGGAGATATCAAACTGCTTGCCATTGATGGCGTGCCTCCTTCAGAAGAATCAATTCGCGACGGATCTTACCCTATTGCGTCAGAATTTTATGCAATCACGGTGGGAGACCGTACCGAAAACGAAACAAAGCTCATCGACTGGATTGTTTCCGAAGAAGGACAGTGGATTGTTGAAGAAACGGGATATGTTGGTGTAAAGGAATGA
- a CDS encoding cold-shock protein: protein MNEGTVKWFNAEKGFGFIEVDGGEDVFVHFSAITGDGFKTLEEGQKVSFDITQGNRGDQAANVVKL from the coding sequence ATGAACGAAGGTACAGTAAAATGGTTTAACGCAGAAAAAGGATTTGGATTTATCGAAGTTGACGGCGGCGAAGACGTATTCGTACACTTCTCAGCTATCACTGGCGACGGATTCAAAACTCTTGAAGAAGGTCAAAAAGTTAGCTTTGACATCACTCAAGGCAACCGTGGCGACCAAGCTGCTAACGTTGTAAAATTATAA
- a CDS encoding S66 peptidase family protein, protein MITPKALKPGDTVGFIAPASPPNIEQMEKSIAFFTSLGLKVKEGKHVRDVYGYLGGKDEDRLQDLHDMFADPEIDAVICAGGGYGTARLAARIDYELIQNNPKIFWGYSDITFLHTAIRQQTGLVTFHGPMPASDIGKESFSDLSKRMFDQLFEPKELHYTEAISPLTVLSGGESVGELTGGNLTLITSTLGTPFEIDLKNKMLLIEDIDEEPYRVDGMLNQLRMAGKLDQLSGIVIGDFKNAVPTNGKPSLSLEEVLDHYLADLGIPVISGFNIGHCEPHFAVPLGVKARLSSSRKSLTLLPGVE, encoded by the coding sequence ATGATCACACCAAAAGCATTGAAACCGGGAGATACCGTTGGCTTTATTGCCCCGGCCAGTCCACCGAATATTGAGCAGATGGAAAAGTCGATTGCGTTTTTCACTTCACTTGGACTTAAGGTAAAAGAAGGAAAACATGTGAGAGATGTGTATGGTTACCTCGGTGGAAAAGATGAAGACCGTCTTCAGGACCTTCATGATATGTTTGCTGATCCTGAAATTGACGCGGTGATCTGTGCAGGTGGCGGATACGGTACAGCCAGACTTGCTGCGCGGATTGATTACGAACTGATTCAAAACAACCCAAAGATTTTCTGGGGATATAGCGATATTACATTTTTACATACGGCAATCAGACAGCAAACAGGGCTTGTCACATTTCATGGACCGATGCCCGCGTCTGATATAGGAAAAGAATCGTTCTCTGATTTATCTAAACGCATGTTTGACCAGCTTTTTGAACCGAAGGAATTACATTATACAGAAGCGATTTCTCCGCTTACCGTTTTATCTGGAGGAGAGTCTGTCGGTGAGCTGACCGGGGGAAACCTGACTCTGATTACAAGCACACTGGGTACGCCATTTGAAATCGACCTGAAAAATAAAATGCTGCTTATTGAAGATATTGATGAGGAACCTTATCGTGTGGATGGCATGCTGAATCAGCTGCGGATGGCAGGAAAGCTTGATCAGCTGTCCGGTATTGTGATCGGTGATTTTAAAAACGCTGTGCCGACGAATGGAAAGCCTTCTTTATCACTGGAAGAAGTGCTGGATCATTACCTGGCTGACCTTGGTATTCCGGTGATATCCGGATTTAACATTGGACATTGCGAGCCGCATTTTGCCGTGCCGCTTGGTGTAAAAGCAAGACTATCCTCTTCAAGAAAATCACTGACACTGCTGCCGGGGGTGGAGTGA
- a CDS encoding dipeptide epimerase, with product MMIRSIETFRVKVPLKKPFKTALRTLTTAESVVVKIIDSEGRAGYGEAPPTHVITGDSLSGIEAAINEVIGPKCIGQSVLARENLLHTIHTSMVGNTSAKAALDCAVHDLLAQHAGLPLYQFLGGSRDTLETDYTVSVNAPEEMASDALQFIQDGFSILKIKVGIGAIEEDLKRIRAIREKAPDCVLRLDANQGWTAKEAIYAIRKMEDEGLNIELVEQPVKAHDIEGLKQVTDHTYTPVMADESVFSPKDAIRVLQMRAADLINIKLMKAGGIHQALTIAKLAESYGIECMTGSMIETKVGITAAAHFAASQRNITRFDFDAPLLLAEDIVVGGVSYHQSEMKLANTPGLGILTIQNHAVI from the coding sequence GTGATGATCCGCTCGATTGAAACGTTCAGGGTAAAAGTCCCTTTAAAAAAGCCATTTAAAACAGCTTTAAGAACGTTAACGACTGCTGAATCCGTCGTCGTGAAAATCATAGATTCAGAGGGCCGGGCCGGTTACGGAGAAGCACCGCCAACACATGTCATCACAGGAGATTCGCTGTCAGGCATTGAGGCAGCAATTAACGAAGTGATCGGTCCGAAATGTATCGGTCAATCCGTACTCGCACGGGAAAATCTTTTACATACGATCCACACATCCATGGTGGGTAATACAAGTGCAAAAGCTGCGCTTGATTGTGCCGTTCATGACCTGCTTGCCCAGCACGCGGGACTGCCGCTCTATCAGTTTCTCGGTGGAAGCCGGGATACGCTTGAAACGGATTATACCGTGAGTGTCAATGCACCTGAGGAAATGGCTTCGGATGCTTTACAGTTTATCCAGGACGGTTTCTCTATTTTGAAAATAAAAGTCGGGATCGGGGCGATCGAAGAAGATCTGAAGCGTATTCGTGCCATTCGTGAAAAAGCCCCGGACTGTGTACTGCGTCTGGATGCGAATCAGGGCTGGACGGCGAAAGAGGCGATTTATGCGATCCGTAAGATGGAAGACGAGGGACTGAATATTGAACTCGTTGAACAGCCGGTCAAAGCGCATGATATAGAAGGATTAAAACAGGTGACTGATCACACTTACACCCCTGTTATGGCAGATGAAAGTGTGTTCTCACCGAAAGATGCGATACGGGTTTTACAAATGCGGGCGGCTGACCTGATCAATATTAAACTCATGAAAGCAGGCGGTATTCATCAGGCGCTGACGATCGCCAAGCTGGCTGAAAGCTATGGCATTGAATGTATGACAGGGAGCATGATTGAAACAAAGGTCGGCATCACAGCGGCTGCCCATTTTGCCGCAAGTCAGCGGAACATTACACGCTTTGACTTTGACGCGCCGCTATTGCTTGCTGAGGATATCGTGGTTGGAGGCGTCAGTTATCATCAGTCTGAAATGAAGCTTGCCAATACGCCGGGACTCGGTATCCTGACGATTCAGAATCATGCCGTCATTTAG
- a CDS encoding helix-turn-helix domain-containing protein encodes MEKEQVVQEIAKKMKLIRTEQSLSQDRMAEILGISKKTLVQIEKERTLPGWNVVVSFTALFENSEILQNTLGNEPLEVIRLVTFGTPEEPYGKTMGGKVWWREIDSQSGYTLQQNLISQHYRIIDQQNFRWYSTFDQNEALERFKQLIH; translated from the coding sequence ATGGAAAAAGAACAGGTTGTACAGGAAATTGCAAAAAAAATGAAACTGATCAGAACAGAGCAGTCACTCTCTCAGGATCGTATGGCTGAAATTCTCGGCATTTCTAAAAAAACACTCGTCCAAATTGAAAAAGAACGAACGCTTCCCGGATGGAATGTTGTGGTGAGCTTTACAGCGCTTTTCGAAAACAGTGAGATTCTGCAGAATACGCTTGGTAACGAACCGCTTGAAGTGATTCGCCTTGTTACGTTTGGGACACCGGAAGAGCCCTATGGAAAAACGATGGGCGGTAAGGTGTGGTGGCGGGAAATTGATTCACAAAGCGGCTACACATTGCAGCAAAACCTGATCAGCCAGCATTACCGCATTATTGACCAGCAAAACTTCCGCTGGTACAGCACGTTTGATCAAAACGAAGCATTGGAACGTTTTAAGCAGTTAATACACTAA
- a CDS encoding DNA-3-methyladenine glycosylase: MWMERIPLNQSFYEKSALELAPALLGKLLVKETADGMASGIIVETEAYMGAEDRAAHSFGNRRTRRTEIMFGKAGSVYTYQMHTHTLVNVVAAEIDTPQAVLIRAVEPVDGLHLMEQRRKGRKQLEWTSGPGKLTKALGIAMSDYGTHFTRRPLQICEGWPEGAFEVVSGPRIGIDNTGEARDYPYRFWVKDNAYISK, from the coding sequence ATGTGGATGGAACGGATTCCTTTGAATCAGTCTTTTTATGAAAAAAGTGCGCTGGAGCTTGCACCTGCCCTTTTAGGTAAGCTGCTGGTGAAAGAAACAGCTGATGGAATGGCGTCCGGTATTATTGTGGAAACGGAGGCATACATGGGAGCTGAGGATCGTGCAGCCCATAGCTTTGGTAACCGGAGGACGCGAAGAACAGAGATCATGTTTGGAAAAGCGGGCTCTGTTTATACGTATCAGATGCATACACATACTTTGGTGAATGTTGTGGCAGCTGAGATAGATACACCTCAGGCTGTGCTGATCAGGGCGGTCGAACCTGTTGATGGACTGCATTTAATGGAGCAGCGCAGAAAGGGGCGAAAGCAGCTTGAATGGACGAGTGGTCCGGGAAAGCTGACGAAAGCGTTAGGGATTGCGATGTCCGATTACGGAACTCATTTTACAAGGAGGCCGCTTCAGATCTGTGAGGGCTGGCCGGAGGGTGCTTTTGAAGTGGTGTCAGGACCAAGGATAGGGATTGATAACACAGGCGAAGCGCGCGATTATCCTTATCGTTTCTGGGTGAAAGACAATGCATATATATCAAAATAG
- a CDS encoding acrylyl-CoA reductase family protein — MSLTFQAVMVDLKDDQVEAQVRELSEEDLPKGEVLIKVAYSSVNFKDGLAGLKDGKIVQSYPFIPGIDLSGTVVSSENDRFSEGDRVIATSYDIGVTHFGGYSEYAKIPADWVVPLPEGLSLRDAMIFGTAGFTAALSVHRLEQAGITPESGKVLVTGATGGVGSMAVAMLAKRGYDVSASTGKQSEHEFLKVLGAKEVLSRDEVYDGGKIRPLSKGKWMAAVDPVGGDSLAAVLSEMKQNGAVAVSGLTGGTKIPTTVHPFILRGVSLLGVDSAYCAMPLRSEIWARLGQDLKPDDLELLVNREVSLKEVPQAMEDIIESKIRGRVLVKVEE, encoded by the coding sequence ATGTCGTTAACATTTCAGGCAGTGATGGTGGATTTAAAAGATGATCAGGTAGAGGCGCAGGTAAGAGAGCTATCTGAAGAAGATCTTCCAAAAGGGGAAGTGCTGATTAAGGTTGCATACTCAAGCGTGAATTTTAAGGATGGGCTTGCGGGATTGAAGGACGGGAAAATTGTTCAGTCGTACCCGTTTATACCAGGGATTGATTTGTCAGGGACGGTTGTTTCCTCAGAGAACGACCGTTTCAGTGAGGGAGACCGGGTGATTGCCACAAGTTATGATATTGGTGTCACACACTTTGGCGGGTATAGTGAGTATGCGAAAATACCTGCTGACTGGGTGGTGCCGTTGCCGGAAGGTCTTTCATTGCGTGATGCGATGATTTTTGGAACAGCAGGCTTTACGGCTGCATTATCTGTACATAGACTTGAGCAGGCAGGTATTACCCCTGAATCCGGCAAGGTTCTCGTTACTGGAGCCACAGGCGGTGTCGGCAGTATGGCTGTGGCGATGCTCGCTAAACGGGGTTATGATGTTTCTGCAAGTACAGGAAAACAGTCAGAGCATGAATTTTTAAAAGTTCTGGGTGCTAAAGAAGTGCTGTCACGCGATGAAGTGTATGATGGCGGAAAAATCCGGCCGTTAAGTAAAGGGAAATGGATGGCGGCAGTGGATCCGGTTGGCGGAGACAGCCTGGCTGCGGTGTTGAGTGAAATGAAGCAGAATGGCGCAGTAGCTGTAAGCGGTCTGACTGGCGGAACCAAAATCCCGACAACGGTGCATCCGTTTATCCTGCGAGGGGTCAGTTTGCTCGGCGTTGATTCTGCTTATTGTGCCATGCCTCTTCGCAGTGAGATTTGGGCGCGTCTCGGTCAGGATTTGAAGCCTGATGATTTGGAGCTGCTGGTCAATCGTGAGGTTTCTTTGAAAGAAGTTCCGCAGGCGATGGAGGATATTATTGAGAGTAAAATTCGAGGTCGTGTGCTCGTGAAGGTTGAGGAATAA
- a CDS encoding C40 family peptidase, whose protein sequence is MKTAHINVTVATLWTGPDSPRDLDQEAIEYPVQIEKWLNGMSPEERKQLLDDNKIQSQVLYGETVYVLEEKDGWSHVLVPSQASKKNEAGYPGWIPSVQLTDVSEEDAEREPDQLLAMVTAEFADLKNENGEQLLPLVYTTILPVLDEGERIEVHTPHGSGFLKPDDVELYRGQKEQRSGLGLATEGERFIDLLYLWGGMTPYGYDCSGFSYSIHKANGYIIPRDASDQAAAGVKVKKEDVQPGDLLFFAYEEGKGRLHHVGIYHGDGKMIHSPTPGKRIMIQEIKGSFYEKEWCETRRYWKK, encoded by the coding sequence ATGAAAACAGCTCACATTAACGTGACAGTCGCGACTTTATGGACAGGTCCTGACTCCCCGAGAGATCTGGATCAGGAGGCGATTGAATATCCGGTTCAGATTGAAAAATGGTTAAATGGGATGTCCCCTGAGGAACGAAAGCAGCTGCTTGATGATAATAAAATACAGTCACAGGTGCTTTATGGAGAGACCGTATATGTGCTCGAGGAAAAGGATGGGTGGTCCCATGTCCTTGTCCCTTCCCAGGCGAGTAAAAAGAATGAGGCAGGCTATCCGGGCTGGATTCCTTCTGTGCAGTTAACTGACGTTTCAGAGGAGGATGCCGAGAGAGAGCCGGATCAGTTGCTTGCCATGGTAACAGCAGAATTTGCTGATCTGAAAAATGAAAACGGAGAACAGCTCCTTCCACTCGTTTATACAACCATTCTACCTGTACTGGACGAAGGAGAACGGATTGAAGTACATACACCGCATGGCAGCGGGTTTTTAAAACCGGATGACGTAGAGCTTTACCGTGGTCAAAAGGAGCAGCGCAGCGGCCTGGGGCTTGCGACTGAAGGGGAACGCTTTATCGATCTGCTGTATCTTTGGGGAGGCATGACGCCTTACGGCTATGATTGCTCAGGCTTCAGTTATTCCATACATAAAGCAAACGGCTATATCATTCCACGTGATGCCTCAGATCAGGCAGCTGCCGGAGTAAAGGTTAAAAAAGAAGACGTGCAGCCTGGTGATCTCCTGTTTTTCGCTTATGAAGAAGGCAAGGGGCGACTCCATCATGTCGGAATCTATCATGGAGACGGGAAAATGATTCATTCCCCAACACCGGGTAAACGGATCATGATTCAGGAAATCAAAGGCTCTTTTTACGAAAAAGAATGGTGCGAAACACGTCGATATTGGAAGAAATGA